The following proteins are encoded in a genomic region of Methanoculleus bourgensis MS2:
- a CDS encoding CBS domain-containing protein, translating to MGLVKCCREQVVAVSPDTPAVEVARIMGEKNVGSVVIVTGDNRPVGVITDRDLAVRVMAQERNPGEVRAGDIVTRDVITFRDSMGVYEAIQKMTAEGIRRMPVVDDAGKLIGIVTMDDIIRMLGEEMAAIAKNIEKQSPPMQKEAAPIPM from the coding sequence ATGGGACTTGTGAAGTGCTGCCGTGAGCAGGTCGTCGCCGTCTCGCCGGACACGCCGGCGGTGGAGGTGGCGAGGATCATGGGAGAGAAGAACGTCGGAAGCGTCGTCATCGTCACCGGCGACAACCGGCCCGTCGGCGTAATCACCGACCGCGATCTCGCGGTCCGGGTCATGGCACAGGAGAGGAATCCCGGTGAGGTGCGGGCAGGGGATATCGTGACCCGGGACGTGATCACGTTCCGGGACAGCATGGGGGTCTATGAGGCCATCCAGAAGATGACCGCCGAGGGCATCAGGAGGATGCCGGTCGTCGATGATGCCGGGAAACTGATCGGGATCGTCACGATGGACGATATCATCCGCATGCTGGGCGAGGAGATGGCTGCTATCGCAAAGAATATCGAGAAACAAAGCCCGCCCATGCAGAAAGAGGCCGCGCCCATACCCATGTGA
- a CDS encoding YbhB/YbcL family Raf kinase inhibitor-like protein, with protein MQNLTIEVDFDRFPPEHTCDGDNISPRIRVSGSDAPYLAVIMDDPDDPTGTFTHWLAWNIPSAGEIPMAIPPEPRISHPFAAVQGMNDYRRTGYSGPCPPRGRSHRYFIRVWGVEKRLDLPPGAERGELEDALAAAATGYGETMATYGHKKAPEVPPETARGT; from the coding sequence ATGCAGAACCTGACGATAGAGGTCGATTTCGACCGGTTTCCCCCGGAGCATACCTGTGACGGGGACAACATCTCCCCGCGGATCAGGGTATCGGGGTCGGATGCACCCTACCTCGCGGTCATCATGGACGATCCGGACGACCCCACCGGCACGTTCACCCACTGGCTTGCCTGGAACATCCCTTCGGCCGGCGAGATTCCGATGGCTATCCCGCCAGAGCCCCGTATCTCCCACCCGTTCGCTGCCGTCCAGGGGATGAACGACTACCGGAGGACCGGCTACAGCGGCCCCTGCCCGCCGCGGGGCAGGTCGCACCGCTACTTCATCAGGGTCTGGGGCGTGGAAAAGCGGCTTGACCTCCCGCCTGGTGCTGAACGGGGGGAGCTGGAGGATGCGCTCGCGGCCGCCGCCACCGGGTACGGCGAGACGATGGCAACCTACGGCCACAAAAAAGCACCTGAGGTCCCGCCTGAGACCGCGCGAGGGACCTGA
- a CDS encoding cupin domain-containing protein has translation MPEARKENLTEQVIDPRDLVAYQPGSIVSRMLVYTKSGTITVFAFDADEGLSEHTAPYDAILQVLDGEALITITGTEYPMKAGDLIIMPANKPHAVHAVTRFKMMLTMIHA, from the coding sequence ATGCCTGAAGCAAGAAAAGAGAACCTCACCGAACAGGTCATCGACCCACGCGACCTCGTCGCCTACCAGCCCGGCTCGATCGTCAGCCGGATGCTCGTCTACACGAAGTCTGGCACGATCACGGTCTTCGCCTTCGATGCGGACGAAGGCCTCTCTGAGCACACCGCGCCCTACGACGCCATCCTCCAGGTCCTCGACGGGGAGGCGCTCATCACCATCACCGGCACCGAATACCCGATGAAGGCGGGCGACCTGATCATCATGCCAGCAAACAAGCCCCACGCGGTCCACGCCGTCACCCGCTTCAAGATGATGCTGACGATGATCCACGCCTGA
- a CDS encoding DUF475 domain-containing protein, which translates to MDWLLIILTVAGLSVFEIVSSIDNAIINADVLATMGDEARRWFLLWGLIIAVFVVRGLLPWLIVWMTTPSLGPLGALFATFSSDPAVVAAIEESAPVLLIFGGTFLVFLFFHWLFVEEKNCGLRSEAFFSRQAVWFYAVVSILLAALVWFALQINAMMGFAAVLGSTAFFIVHGFRQNAEVQEARLKQPGISDLSKVAYLEVLDATFSIDGVIGAFAFTLSVPLILIGNGIGAVVVRELTVRGVDRIRSFCYLKNGAMYSILVLGTIMLADSFGFHIPAWLSPIATFAIVGYFLYRSVQYRKNGASGTA; encoded by the coding sequence ATGGACTGGCTACTGATTATTCTTACCGTGGCAGGTCTTTCTGTCTTCGAGATCGTCTCAAGCATCGATAACGCCATCATCAACGCCGACGTTCTTGCGACGATGGGAGATGAGGCCCGCAGGTGGTTCCTCCTCTGGGGCCTGATCATCGCGGTCTTCGTGGTCCGCGGGCTCCTGCCGTGGCTGATCGTCTGGATGACGACGCCGTCGCTTGGACCTCTGGGCGCGTTGTTTGCGACCTTCTCCAGCGACCCGGCGGTCGTGGCCGCGATCGAGGAGTCGGCCCCGGTCCTCCTGATCTTCGGGGGAACGTTCCTCGTCTTCCTCTTCTTCCACTGGCTCTTTGTGGAGGAGAAGAACTGCGGGCTCCGGAGTGAAGCGTTCTTCTCCAGACAGGCCGTCTGGTTCTATGCGGTCGTCTCGATCCTGCTTGCCGCCCTTGTCTGGTTCGCCCTCCAGATCAACGCCATGATGGGGTTTGCGGCTGTGCTCGGCTCGACCGCCTTCTTCATCGTTCACGGGTTCAGGCAGAACGCCGAGGTGCAGGAGGCACGGCTGAAACAGCCCGGGATCTCAGACCTCTCAAAGGTCGCCTACCTGGAGGTTCTTGACGCGACCTTCTCGATCGACGGCGTCATCGGGGCGTTTGCCTTCACCCTCTCGGTCCCTCTTATCCTGATAGGGAATGGTATTGGGGCCGTCGTGGTCAGGGAACTGACCGTCCGGGGCGTCGACCGGATCAGGAGTTTCTGCTACCTCAAGAACGGTGCGATGTACTCCATCCTGGTGCTCGGGACGATCATGCTCGCTGACAGTTTCGGGTTCCACATCCCGGCCTGGCTCTCGCCGATAGCGACGTTCGCCATCGTCGGCTACTTCCTCTACCGCTCGGTGCAATACCGGAAGAATGGGGCGTCGGGTACCGCGTGA
- a CDS encoding TIGR04084 family radical SAM/SPASM domain-containing protein, whose product MYYHLILTDNCNLCCTYCRGKAFVVDPPELPDIAIDEDLPVDLEVDPADLDRFLAKDPDAVLTLYGGEPLLAIDLVREVVSTAPVSALILHTNGTLLDRLEPAVANRFDTILVSIDGPEGLTDAHRGEGTFERITRNLQNLMAGGFAGEVIARMTVTEDTDIVEAVRYLTENDRFSFPAVHWQMDANFWNDYHMRDYAAWVEERYNPGIRSLVTFWVETMRESGRVLRWYPFIDPMQDMLFARPSMLRCGCGHANYSIMTDGHIAPCPIMVGMKDYYVGHIRTADPLHLPVTTVGSPCTECGLLDFCGGRCLYSNITHPWPEEGRRIVCGTVENLYEALKAALPEVRALLDAGRVRMKDFEHRKYNSCEIIP is encoded by the coding sequence GTGTATTACCACCTCATCCTGACCGACAACTGCAACCTCTGCTGCACCTACTGCCGCGGGAAGGCGTTTGTCGTCGATCCCCCGGAACTGCCCGATATCGCCATCGACGAAGACCTCCCGGTGGACCTCGAGGTCGATCCTGCCGACCTCGACCGGTTCCTCGCAAAGGACCCCGACGCCGTGCTGACCCTCTACGGCGGGGAACCCCTGCTTGCGATTGACCTCGTCCGGGAGGTCGTCAGCACGGCGCCGGTATCGGCGCTGATCCTGCACACCAACGGCACGCTCCTCGACCGTCTCGAACCCGCGGTCGCGAACCGCTTCGACACGATCCTGGTCTCCATCGACGGTCCCGAAGGGCTCACCGACGCCCACCGCGGGGAGGGGACGTTTGAGCGGATCACCAGAAACCTCCAGAACCTGATGGCAGGCGGTTTTGCCGGGGAGGTGATCGCCCGGATGACGGTGACCGAAGATACCGATATTGTCGAGGCGGTCCGCTACCTCACGGAGAACGACCGGTTCTCGTTTCCCGCCGTCCACTGGCAGATGGACGCGAACTTCTGGAACGACTACCATATGCGCGACTACGCCGCGTGGGTGGAGGAGAGGTACAACCCCGGCATCAGGTCGCTCGTCACGTTCTGGGTCGAGACGATGCGGGAGAGCGGCCGGGTGCTCCGGTGGTACCCCTTCATCGACCCCATGCAGGACATGCTGTTTGCGCGTCCAAGCATGCTCAGGTGCGGGTGCGGCCACGCGAATTACAGCATCATGACCGACGGGCATATCGCCCCCTGTCCCATCATGGTCGGGATGAAGGACTACTACGTCGGGCACATCAGGACCGCCGACCCGCTCCACCTCCCGGTGACGACCGTGGGGAGCCCCTGCACGGAATGCGGTCTCCTCGACTTCTGCGGCGGCCGGTGCCTCTACTCAAACATCACCCATCCCTGGCCGGAGGAGGGGCGAAGGATCGTCTGCGGGACGGTGGAGAATCTCTACGAGGCGCTCAAGGCGGCGCTCCCCGAGGTCAGGGCCCTCCTTGATGCGGGGAGAGTCAGGATGAAGGACTTCGAGCACCGAAAGTACAACAGTTGCGAGATTATACCCTGA
- a CDS encoding calcium/sodium antiporter, whose protein sequence is MILTVIIFIIGIALLVKGADLFVGGGSGLALRHSISPALIGFTIIAFGTSLPELVVSTNAAATGNTAITLGNVLGSNIANIALILALCTFIRPDMIAASGTSRPALVQHTVMMLVATAAFALLATLGTLGALSGVVLLILFVVILAVLWRERREEGAVHIKSHGWADALYIGLGLVAVIIGARLVVESAVTIAEGFGIPAFVIGLSVVAVGTSLPELATSLVAALRNEGAISVGNILGSNIFNLLLVLGVSLLLAPVTIGSWADIIAVVLFTVAILPLLFARPSVVRGWSVLMLVGYAAYIAWAFAAAPVG, encoded by the coding sequence GTGATACTGACCGTCATCATATTCATCATCGGCATAGCGCTCCTCGTAAAAGGGGCCGACCTCTTTGTCGGCGGCGGGAGCGGCCTTGCCCTCCGGCACAGCATCTCCCCGGCCCTGATCGGGTTTACGATCATTGCGTTCGGCACCTCCCTCCCGGAGCTCGTCGTCAGCACAAACGCCGCGGCCACGGGAAATACAGCCATCACGCTTGGGAACGTCCTCGGGAGCAACATCGCAAACATCGCCCTTATCCTGGCCCTCTGCACATTCATCAGGCCGGACATGATCGCGGCGTCGGGAACATCGCGCCCCGCGCTCGTCCAGCATACCGTGATGATGCTTGTTGCGACAGCAGCGTTCGCCCTGCTCGCCACCCTGGGCACGCTCGGCGCCCTTTCCGGAGTGGTGCTCCTCATCCTCTTCGTGGTCATCCTCGCCGTCCTCTGGAGGGAGCGCCGCGAGGAGGGGGCTGTCCATATCAAGTCCCACGGGTGGGCCGACGCCCTCTACATCGGCCTCGGGCTCGTCGCCGTCATCATCGGCGCCCGCCTGGTCGTCGAGAGCGCCGTCACAATCGCTGAAGGGTTCGGGATCCCGGCCTTCGTGATCGGCCTCTCGGTCGTCGCCGTCGGCACGTCGCTCCCGGAGCTCGCGACCTCACTTGTCGCAGCCTTACGAAACGAGGGGGCCATATCAGTCGGCAACATCCTCGGGAGCAACATCTTCAACCTCCTTCTGGTCCTCGGGGTAAGCCTCCTCCTCGCCCCGGTCACCATCGGGTCATGGGCCGACATCATCGCGGTCGTCCTCTTCACGGTCGCGATCCTCCCCCTGCTCTTCGCGCGCCCGTCCGTCGTCAGGGGCTGGTCGGTCCTCATGCTCGTCGGCTACGCCGCCTACATCGCCTGGGCCTTTGCGGCGGCACCGGTCGGGTGA
- a CDS encoding flavin reductase family protein has protein sequence MKKISIGPRTLLYPHPDLIIGTYGPGGRPDAMVAAWGGICSSQPPAVAVSVQKVRQTYENLTSEREFTVSIPSVDYVKEADYFGIVSGRDTDKFAATGLTPVKGDLVNAPYVGEFPVVLECRLLQTVEIGVHTQFIGEILDVKVDESVLGPDGKPDIAKIRPFAYDSMRREYYGFGGVIAKAFSVGKEIEK, from the coding sequence ATGAAGAAGATATCGATTGGACCACGGACACTCCTCTACCCCCACCCTGACCTGATCATCGGGACCTACGGCCCCGGCGGCCGCCCTGATGCCATGGTCGCTGCATGGGGCGGTATCTGCTCGTCCCAGCCCCCGGCGGTGGCGGTCTCGGTCCAGAAGGTCCGGCAGACCTACGAGAACCTGACGAGCGAGCGCGAGTTCACGGTCAGCATACCGTCGGTGGACTACGTGAAGGAAGCCGACTACTTCGGTATCGTCTCGGGCAGAGATACGGACAAGTTCGCCGCCACCGGGCTCACGCCCGTGAAGGGCGACCTCGTGAACGCGCCGTATGTCGGGGAGTTCCCGGTTGTCCTCGAGTGCCGGCTCCTCCAGACGGTCGAGATCGGGGTGCACACCCAGTTCATCGGGGAGATCCTGGACGTCAAGGTGGACGAGAGCGTCCTCGGGCCGGACGGCAAGCCCGACATCGCAAAGATCCGGCCGTTCGCCTACGACTCGATGCGGCGGGAGTACTACGGGTTTGGCGGTGTGATCGCAAAGGCGTTCTCTGTGGGGAAAGAGATCGAAAAGTAA
- a CDS encoding phosphoribosyltransferase, translating to MLDTGRIIEDRAMRDRLGVFEDRTDAGRKLAAVLAPMETIGDAVVCAIPAGGVPPGLEVARVLKAPLRMAVVRKVQIPWNPEAGFGAVTWDGRVFLNRSLMAGLDLSEAEVNAAVAKARKNVEERMEKFAGGHGREPELLGRTAILVDDGLATGYTMLAAIEAARAESPRQVVVAVPTGSLHAVTFIAGKADLVVCPNIRTSRMFAVAQAYERWHDITDQEVQELLIQARDMGLI from the coding sequence ATGCTGGATACGGGCCGGATTATTGAGGATCGGGCGATGCGGGACAGGCTGGGCGTTTTTGAGGACAGGACCGATGCCGGCAGAAAACTGGCGGCGGTCCTCGCGCCGATGGAGACGATCGGTGATGCGGTGGTCTGCGCCATCCCTGCCGGGGGGGTGCCGCCGGGGCTTGAGGTGGCGCGGGTGCTCAAGGCCCCGCTCCGGATGGCTGTGGTGCGGAAGGTGCAGATCCCCTGGAACCCGGAGGCCGGGTTCGGCGCCGTGACCTGGGACGGGCGGGTCTTCCTGAACCGCAGCCTCATGGCCGGGCTCGACCTCTCGGAGGCCGAGGTGAACGCCGCGGTCGCGAAGGCCAGGAAGAACGTGGAGGAGCGGATGGAGAAGTTTGCAGGTGGTCACGGCCGGGAGCCGGAGCTTCTGGGCCGGACCGCGATCCTGGTCGACGACGGTCTTGCAACCGGGTATACGATGCTCGCCGCCATCGAGGCGGCCCGGGCCGAGTCACCCCGCCAGGTCGTCGTTGCGGTCCCCACCGGGTCGCTCCACGCCGTCACCTTCATCGCTGGGAAGGCCGACCTCGTCGTCTGCCCGAACATCAGGACCAGCCGCATGTTCGCGGTGGCGCAGGCGTACGAGCGGTGGCACGATATCACCGACCAGGAAGTGCAGGAACTGCTGATCCAGGCCCGGGATATGGGGCTCATCTGA
- a CDS encoding YbhB/YbcL family Raf kinase inhibitor-like protein, whose product MPKLTVKLDFEDFPEVYTCKGANRSPPIRVEGILPNIKSLAILATTSPEEGPAKVAWLLWNLPPVSLIPEGFPAGEEVESPLHAVQGTNDFGNIGYRGPCPKPGEGEAYLFRVYALDLDLALPPGATWEEMIRAMQGSLNQSGEVIAFATG is encoded by the coding sequence ATGCCAAAACTTACCGTAAAACTGGATTTTGAAGATTTTCCGGAGGTCTACACCTGTAAGGGGGCGAACCGGTCGCCTCCCATCAGGGTGGAGGGGATCCTCCCGAACATCAAGTCGCTTGCGATCCTCGCGACGACGAGCCCTGAGGAGGGGCCGGCGAAGGTGGCGTGGCTCCTCTGGAACCTCCCCCCAGTCTCGCTGATCCCGGAGGGGTTCCCGGCGGGGGAGGAAGTGGAGTCACCCCTTCATGCCGTGCAGGGCACGAACGATTTCGGCAACATCGGTTACCGGGGTCCCTGCCCGAAACCGGGGGAAGGCGAGGCCTACCTCTTCCGGGTCTACGCGCTCGACCTCGACCTTGCGCTTCCTCCCGGGGCGACATGGGAGGAGATGATCCGGGCGATGCAGGGATCGCTCAACCAGTCGGGGGAGGTCATCGCCTTCGCCACCGGGTAA
- a CDS encoding beta-propeller domain-containing protein, translating into MGNWKPAVVACIGCLVIAAIIGTALASEDAGEETWGDLQKFASKEELREFLKEHAQGGWNDGIYPQVPGGAGQESAVKAPAPAVTAAPTSSARDYSTTNVQVEGVDEADFVKNDGKYIYIISGETLAIVEAFPAKTAKIVSETRIDGRPAALFLAGDRLVVFAVTEEQQMTTPEGSVTPVPVWRTVTHAYVYAVGNRADPELVRDLTFTGDYYDARMVGDYVYTLTRESPVWVRDDIVLPEVRSGSALSVQPDVYRPKTPMQNYVFYTASAFSVRKDTGATDAETFLLGYDTTLFASQENLYIGYRNTGPAYSEGIRDQTIIHRFAIKRGAIDYQAMGEVPGHLLNQFSLDEYAGNLRVATTVEGWTREGQIQYNNVYVLDPSMKTIGTLEHIAPDERIYAARFVGDRLYLVTFKRIDPLFVIDLSDPKHPGILGKLKIPGYSDYLHPYDADHIIGIGKETNENGWGGVSVGGLKIALFDVSDVNKPIQVDAVVIGEAGTDSEALRDHKAFLFIQEKDLLVIPVSEIKKVENPSSRYPGSYSTTTWQGAYVYQVNPSSGFTLEGTVTHGEKGPSYAWNAPDAVRRSLFMDDTLYTVSQRSIVMTGLADGSRVSEVFLPYREEAYPPPYPVW; encoded by the coding sequence ATGGGAAACTGGAAACCGGCGGTGGTGGCCTGCATCGGATGCCTGGTGATCGCCGCGATCATCGGGACCGCCCTCGCGTCTGAGGATGCCGGGGAGGAGACCTGGGGGGACTTACAGAAGTTTGCGTCGAAAGAGGAACTCAGGGAATTCCTAAAGGAGCACGCGCAGGGAGGGTGGAACGACGGCATCTATCCCCAAGTTCCGGGGGGCGCCGGGCAGGAGAGCGCAGTGAAGGCACCGGCGCCGGCAGTAACGGCCGCGCCGACATCCTCTGCCCGCGACTACTCCACCACGAACGTGCAGGTGGAGGGCGTGGATGAGGCCGACTTCGTGAAGAACGACGGGAAGTACATCTACATCATCTCTGGGGAAACCCTCGCGATTGTGGAGGCGTTCCCGGCAAAGACCGCGAAAATTGTCTCTGAGACACGGATAGACGGCCGCCCGGCGGCGCTCTTCCTCGCTGGCGACCGCCTGGTGGTCTTTGCCGTCACAGAGGAGCAGCAGATGACCACCCCGGAGGGGAGCGTAACACCGGTCCCGGTCTGGCGGACGGTGACGCACGCCTACGTCTACGCGGTCGGGAATCGGGCCGACCCGGAACTGGTGCGGGACCTGACCTTCACCGGCGACTACTACGACGCCCGGATGGTCGGGGACTACGTCTACACCCTCACGCGGGAGTCTCCCGTCTGGGTGCGGGACGATATCGTCCTCCCTGAGGTGAGGAGTGGCAGCGCGCTGTCCGTCCAGCCCGACGTCTACCGCCCCAAAACCCCCATGCAGAACTACGTCTTCTACACCGCAAGCGCCTTCTCGGTCCGGAAGGATACGGGCGCCACCGATGCCGAGACGTTCCTCCTCGGCTACGACACCACCCTCTTCGCATCGCAGGAGAACCTCTATATCGGCTACCGGAACACGGGACCGGCCTATTCTGAGGGGATCCGCGACCAGACGATCATCCACCGGTTCGCGATCAAGCGGGGAGCGATCGACTACCAGGCGATGGGGGAGGTCCCCGGGCATCTCTTAAACCAGTTCTCGCTTGACGAGTACGCAGGCAACCTCCGGGTCGCGACGACCGTCGAGGGCTGGACGCGGGAGGGGCAGATCCAGTACAACAACGTCTACGTCCTCGATCCTTCGATGAAGACCATCGGGACGCTCGAGCATATCGCACCTGACGAGCGGATATACGCAGCCCGGTTCGTCGGCGACCGACTCTACCTGGTGACGTTCAAGCGGATCGACCCTCTCTTCGTCATTGACCTCTCTGACCCGAAGCACCCGGGCATCCTCGGGAAACTCAAGATCCCGGGCTACTCAGACTACCTCCACCCCTATGACGCCGACCACATCATCGGTATCGGGAAAGAGACGAACGAGAACGGGTGGGGCGGCGTCTCGGTAGGGGGCCTCAAGATCGCCCTCTTCGACGTCTCGGACGTGAACAAACCAATCCAGGTTGACGCCGTCGTGATCGGTGAGGCCGGGACCGACTCGGAGGCGCTCCGCGACCACAAGGCCTTCCTCTTCATACAGGAAAAAGACCTCCTTGTCATCCCGGTGAGCGAGATTAAAAAGGTCGAGAACCCCTCGTCGAGGTACCCGGGCTCCTACAGCACCACGACCTGGCAGGGAGCCTATGTCTACCAGGTGAACCCCTCCTCCGGGTTCACCCTGGAGGGCACGGTCACGCACGGGGAGAAGGGGCCCTCCTACGCCTGGAACGCACCGGACGCGGTGCGGCGGTCGCTCTTCATGGACGACACCCTCTACACGGTCTCACAGCGGAGCATCGTTATGACCGGGCTTGCCGACGGCAGCCGGGTAAGCGAGGTCTTCCTCCCCTACCGGGAGGAGGCCTACCCGCCCCCCTACCCGGTCTGGTGA
- a CDS encoding cation-translocating P-type ATPase → MTTSTLSPDESRTTAWHALTADEAARQLASPPEGLTDAEVARRREVFGANALPQRRPPTVFEVFLRQFTSPLIYVLLAAGIISLLFADFTDAVFIFIVILINAVIGTFQEVRAERSATALQQMLRIYAQVRRDGRDATVPAEDLVPGDRVSLESGDRIPADIRILRTRALTVDESLLTGESHAVGKKPDPVDASLPPGDRLNMLYAGSTVMSGRSTGIVVGTGRHTELGQIAETVAASEMGKPPLVLRMEDFSRKISIAVLAAAGLLAIIVLGQGMPPVEVFFLAVALAVSAIPEGLPIALTVALSVATSRMAGRNVIVRFLAAVESLGSCTLIASDKTGTLTVNQQTARVVALPTGEEFSVTGAGYTGEGEVLDESGAPVAGPDRHRLERLARAATICNEAGLELVGEGDWAHRGDAIDVAFLALTYKLGLDPGAIRADAPIVAEIPFESEQRYAAVWYREEDAVRVAVKGAVETVLPFCRTMAGEREGETPLDLDRVQEELDGLTSRGYRVLAVAHGHVEGPVPAESPEIPPLEVLGLVGFIDPIRPDVPDAVRRCRRAGVDVVMVTGDHPATALAIARELEIADSPDEVITGAELGDSEIPTFSEFIDRVKRGRVFARVTPLQKLRIVEAYRESGAFVAVTGDGVNDAPALRSANIGVAMGSGTDVAKDTASLIVTDDDFASIVAGIEEGRYAYDNVRKVVYLLISTGFAEVLLFMLALIVGLPLPLLAVQLLWLNLVTNGIQDVTLALEGGEPGVMDRSPRRPEEGIFNRLMIEETLLSGTVIALVALGAWYWLLSNGWDEFAARNLVVLLMVLFENFHVFNCRSEYQSAFRVPISRNYFLVAGVVAAQGVHILALYTPILRDILQVQPVSLVEWLSLLALASLVVVVMEVFKAVRKHHPQGHQTG, encoded by the coding sequence ATGACAACCTCCACCCTCTCCCCCGACGAATCGAGGACGACGGCATGGCACGCCCTTACGGCGGATGAAGCAGCCAGGCAGCTTGCATCGCCGCCGGAAGGCCTCACGGACGCCGAGGTTGCCCGGCGGCGGGAAGTCTTCGGGGCAAACGCCCTCCCGCAGAGGCGGCCGCCGACGGTCTTTGAGGTCTTCCTCCGCCAGTTCACGAGCCCGCTCATCTACGTCCTCCTTGCAGCCGGGATCATCTCCCTTCTCTTCGCCGATTTCACCGACGCGGTCTTCATCTTCATCGTCATCCTGATCAACGCGGTCATCGGAACATTCCAGGAGGTGAGGGCGGAGAGGAGCGCAACAGCCCTGCAGCAGATGCTCAGGATCTACGCACAGGTGAGGCGGGACGGCCGTGATGCGACCGTTCCGGCCGAAGACCTGGTCCCCGGCGACCGCGTCTCCCTGGAGTCGGGCGACCGCATCCCGGCAGATATCCGCATCCTCCGGACCAGAGCGCTCACCGTCGACGAGTCGCTCCTGACCGGCGAGTCCCATGCGGTCGGGAAGAAACCTGACCCCGTTGACGCATCCCTCCCGCCCGGCGACCGCCTGAACATGCTCTACGCCGGCAGCACCGTCATGAGCGGTCGGAGCACCGGGATCGTGGTCGGGACAGGCCGGCATACCGAGCTCGGGCAGATCGCCGAGACGGTCGCCGCGTCGGAGATGGGTAAACCCCCGCTTGTCCTTCGTATGGAGGATTTCTCGCGGAAGATCAGCATCGCTGTCCTCGCCGCCGCCGGGCTGCTTGCGATCATCGTCCTCGGCCAGGGGATGCCGCCGGTTGAGGTCTTCTTCCTCGCCGTAGCCCTTGCGGTCTCGGCGATCCCCGAGGGGCTGCCGATCGCACTGACCGTCGCGCTCTCGGTCGCAACCTCACGGATGGCGGGGCGCAACGTCATCGTCAGGTTCCTCGCCGCCGTGGAGAGTCTTGGGAGCTGCACACTGATCGCGAGCGACAAGACCGGCACCCTCACGGTGAACCAGCAGACTGCCCGGGTCGTTGCCCTGCCCACGGGCGAGGAGTTCTCAGTCACCGGGGCCGGGTATACGGGCGAGGGAGAAGTTCTCGATGAGAGTGGCGCCCCGGTAGCAGGGCCGGATCGCCACCGGCTGGAGCGCCTTGCCCGGGCCGCAACGATCTGCAACGAGGCGGGTCTGGAACTGGTCGGTGAGGGGGACTGGGCGCACCGGGGCGATGCGATCGATGTTGCGTTCCTCGCGCTCACCTACAAGCTGGGGCTTGACCCCGGCGCTATCCGTGCGGATGCACCCATCGTTGCCGAGATCCCTTTCGAGTCAGAGCAGCGGTATGCCGCCGTCTGGTACCGGGAGGAGGATGCAGTCCGGGTGGCGGTCAAGGGGGCTGTCGAGACGGTTCTCCCGTTCTGCCGGACCATGGCAGGGGAGCGGGAAGGCGAGACCCCGCTCGACCTGGATCGCGTACAGGAGGAGCTCGACGGCCTCACCTCCCGGGGCTACCGGGTGCTTGCCGTGGCCCATGGTCACGTAGAGGGACCGGTACCTGCGGAGAGCCCCGAGATCCCTCCCCTCGAAGTTCTCGGTCTGGTCGGGTTCATCGACCCGATTCGCCCCGACGTTCCCGATGCCGTGCGGCGGTGTCGCCGCGCCGGGGTCGACGTGGTGATGGTGACCGGGGATCACCCCGCAACGGCGCTCGCCATCGCGCGGGAACTTGAGATTGCTGACTCTCCTGACGAGGTGATCACCGGTGCGGAACTGGGAGATTCAGAGATCCCGACGTTCTCTGAGTTCATCGACCGGGTGAAGCGGGGTCGGGTCTTTGCCAGGGTTACGCCGCTGCAAAAGCTCCGGATCGTCGAAGCCTACCGGGAGAGCGGGGCGTTTGTCGCGGTCACGGGGGACGGGGTTAACGACGCGCCGGCGCTCCGGAGCGCGAATATCGGGGTCGCGATGGGTTCCGGGACCGACGTCGCCAAGGATACGGCGTCACTGATCGTCACTGACGACGATTTCGCCTCGATCGTCGCCGGGATCGAGGAGGGGCGGTATGCCTACGACAACGTCAGGAAGGTTGTCTACCTCCTGATATCGACGGGTTTTGCGGAGGTTCTCCTCTTCATGCTCGCCCTCATCGTGGGCCTTCCGTTGCCCCTCCTTGCGGTCCAGCTCCTCTGGCTGAACCTGGTGACGAACGGCATTCAGGACGTGACGCTTGCGCTTGAGGGGGGAGAGCCCGGTGTCATGGACCGGTCGCCACGAAGGCCGGAGGAGGGGATCTTCAACCGGCTGATGATAGAGGAGACGCTCCTCTCCGGCACGGTGATCGCGCTGGTCGCGCTCGGTGCCTGGTACTGGCTCCTTTCAAACGGATGGGACGAGTTCGCGGCCCGGAACCTGGTTGTCCTGCTGATGGTGCTCTTCGAGAATTTCCATGTCTTCAACTGCCGGTCCGAGTATCAGTCGGCCTTCCGTGTCCCGATCAGCCGCAACTACTTCCTGGTGGCCGGCGTCGTTGCCGCGCAGGGTGTGCATATCCTCGCGCTCTACACCCCCATCCTCCGGGATATCCTCCAGGTGCAGCCGGTCTCCCTGGTCGAATGGCTCTCGCTGCTTGCCCTCGCTTCCCTGGTCGTGGTCGTGATGGAGGTCTTTAAGGCCGTCAGGAAGCACCATCCTCAGGGTCACCAGACCGGGTAG